From Catharus ustulatus isolate bCatUst1 chromosome 6, bCatUst1.pri.v2, whole genome shotgun sequence, a single genomic window includes:
- the EIF2B2 gene encoding translation initiation factor eIF-2B subunit beta isoform X2, giving the protein MPGAAERGSELSEQIEAFAARLRRGGERPRSEDTARQTLSLLRKIVGHGRWSRAGELMDLIRTEGQRMTAAQPSETTVGNMVRRVLKVIREEYGRLHGRSEESDQQESLHKLLTSGGLSEDFRTPYPSLRANVIEAINEMLIELEGTTDNIAMQALEHIHSNEVIMTIGYSRTVEAFLKEAARELKFQVIVAECAPFCQGHEMAVRLSKVNIETTVMSDAAIFAVMSRVNKFPSEEDSFHKFVSPQEVLPFTEGEILAKINVHCPVFDYVPPELITLFISNIGGNAPSYIYRLMSELYHPDDYEL; this is encoded by the exons ATGCCGGGCGCTGCGGAGCGCGGCTCGGAGCTCTCCGAGCAGATCGAGGCCTTCGCGGCGCGGCTGCGGcgcggcggggagcggccgcGCTCCGAGGACACGGCGCGGCAGACGCTGTCGCTGCTGCGGAAGATCGTCGGGCACGGGCGATGGAGCCGGGCCG GGGAGCTCATGGATCTGATCCGGACAGAGGGCCAGAGGATGACGGCAGCCCAGCCGTCAGAGACAACAGTGGGCAACATGGTGCGACGAGTATTGAAGGTCATTCGTGAGGAATATGGCAG GCTTCATGGGCGCAGTGAGGAAAGTGACCAGCAAGAATCCCTGCACAAACTCCTGACTTCTGGAGGACTGAGCGAAGATTTCAGAACCCCATACCCCTCCCTCAGAGCTAACGTTATTGAAGCTATTAATGAGATGCTAATTGAGCTAG AGGGCACCACTGATAATATTGCTATGCAGGCACTGGAGCACATCCACTCCAATGAGGTTATCATGACCATTGGCTACTCACGCACTGTTGAGGCCTTCCTGAAAGAAGCCGCTCGAGAGCTGAAGTTTCAGGTCATCGTGGCAGAGTGTGCGCCGTTCTGCCAG GGTCATGAAATGGCTGTCCGACTGTCTAAAGTGAATATTGAAACTACTGTCATGAGTGATGCAGCTATTTTTGCTGTCATGTCTCGAGTCAACAAG TTCCCCAGTGAAGAAGATTCATTCCACAAGTTTGTGTCACCACAGGAAGTGCTGCCATTCACAGAAG GGGAGATCCTGGCAAAAATCAATGTTCACTGCCCAGTGTTTGACTACGTCCCTCCAGAGCTCATTACTCTCTTCATTTCTAACATTGGGGGTAATGCACCTTCCTACATTTACCGCCTCATGAGTGAGCTCTACCATCCAGATGACTATGAACTCTAA
- the EIF2B2 gene encoding translation initiation factor eIF-2B subunit beta isoform X1, whose protein sequence is MPGAAERGSELSEQIEAFAARLRRGGERPRSEDTARQTLSLLRKIVGHGRWSRAGELMDLIRTEGQRMTAAQPSETTVGNMVRRVLKVIREEYGRLHGRSEESDQQESLHKLLTSGGLSEDFRTPYPSLRANVIEAINEMLIELEGTTDNIAMQALEHIHSNEVIMTIGYSRTVEAFLKEAARELKFQVIVAECAPFCQGHEMAVRLSKVNIETTVMSDAAIFAVMSRVNKVIIGTKTILANGALIAVSGTHTLALAAKHHSTPLIVCAPMFKLSPQFPSEEDSFHKFVSPQEVLPFTEGEILAKINVHCPVFDYVPPELITLFISNIGGNAPSYIYRLMSELYHPDDYEL, encoded by the exons ATGCCGGGCGCTGCGGAGCGCGGCTCGGAGCTCTCCGAGCAGATCGAGGCCTTCGCGGCGCGGCTGCGGcgcggcggggagcggccgcGCTCCGAGGACACGGCGCGGCAGACGCTGTCGCTGCTGCGGAAGATCGTCGGGCACGGGCGATGGAGCCGGGCCG GGGAGCTCATGGATCTGATCCGGACAGAGGGCCAGAGGATGACGGCAGCCCAGCCGTCAGAGACAACAGTGGGCAACATGGTGCGACGAGTATTGAAGGTCATTCGTGAGGAATATGGCAG GCTTCATGGGCGCAGTGAGGAAAGTGACCAGCAAGAATCCCTGCACAAACTCCTGACTTCTGGAGGACTGAGCGAAGATTTCAGAACCCCATACCCCTCCCTCAGAGCTAACGTTATTGAAGCTATTAATGAGATGCTAATTGAGCTAG AGGGCACCACTGATAATATTGCTATGCAGGCACTGGAGCACATCCACTCCAATGAGGTTATCATGACCATTGGCTACTCACGCACTGTTGAGGCCTTCCTGAAAGAAGCCGCTCGAGAGCTGAAGTTTCAGGTCATCGTGGCAGAGTGTGCGCCGTTCTGCCAG GGTCATGAAATGGCTGTCCGACTGTCTAAAGTGAATATTGAAACTACTGTCATGAGTGATGCAGCTATTTTTGCTGTCATGTCTCGAGTCAACAAG GTCATAATTGGTACAAAGACAATCCTGGCCAATGGCGCCCTGATTGCTGTGAGTGGGACTCACACTCTGGCACTGGCAGCTAAACACCACTCCACTCCACTCATCGTGTGTGCCCCCATGTTCAAGCTTTCGCCGCAG TTCCCCAGTGAAGAAGATTCATTCCACAAGTTTGTGTCACCACAGGAAGTGCTGCCATTCACAGAAG GGGAGATCCTGGCAAAAATCAATGTTCACTGCCCAGTGTTTGACTACGTCCCTCCAGAGCTCATTACTCTCTTCATTTCTAACATTGGGGGTAATGCACCTTCCTACATTTACCGCCTCATGAGTGAGCTCTACCATCCAGATGACTATGAACTCTAA